One Artemia franciscana chromosome 6, ASM3288406v1, whole genome shotgun sequence DNA window includes the following coding sequences:
- the LOC136028483 gene encoding zinc finger protein ZFP2-like → MKCFIINSNLTIHRRIHSGEKPFKYQVCEKCFISSPELSKHQRTHSGEKPYQCDICMKCFIINSNLTIHRRIHTGEKPFKCQVCGKSFVSKSHLSMHQRIHSGENPYMCDICMKKFSCSSHLSRHRRIHTGEKPYKCEICKKSFASSDNLTQHQRSH, encoded by the coding sequence ATGAAATGCTTCAtcataaattctaatttaacaATACATCGAAGGATTCATAGTGGGGAGAAACCTTTCAAGTATCAAGTATGTGAAAAGTGCTTCATTTCTAGCCCTGAATTATCTAAGCATCAAAGAACCCATTCAGGGGAAAAACCTTACCAGTGTGATATATGTATGAAATGCTTCAtcataaattctaatttaacaATACATCGAAGGATTCATACTGGGGAGAAACCTTTCAAGTGTCAAGTATGTGGAAAAAGCTTTGTCTCTAAGTCTCATTTATCTATGCATCAAAGAATTCATTCAGGAGAAAACCCTTACATGTGTGATATTTGTATGAAAAAGTTCAGTTGTAGTTCTCATCTATCTAGACACCGAAGAATTCACACTGGGGAAAAACCTTACAAGTGTGAAATATGCAAAAAGAGCTTTGCTTCTAGTGATAATCTGACGCAACACCAAAGAAGTCACTAA
- the LOC136028484 gene encoding zinc finger protein 583-like, with translation MPGLINLCQKQETDSNFQHGGADHVQVMEDMSEYQRSHSGKKLFECGICRKKFSCNSHLSRHKIIHTGEKPFKCDICMKKFRQSPDLYKHQRIHTGEKPFKCDVCMKKFSHSSSLTTHQRIHTGENPFKCVVCMKKYSQSSYLTKHQRIHTGEKPFKCDICMKKFSQISSLTTPPKNSQRGETFQV, from the coding sequence ATGCCTGGCTTAATCAATTTATGtcaaaaacaagaaacagaTTCAAATTTTCAACATGGGGGAGCAGATCACGTCCAAGTGATGGAAGACATGTCTGAATACCAAAGAAGTCattctggaaaaaaactttttgagtgTGGTATATGTAGGAAAAAGTTCAGCTGTAATTCTCATCTATCGAGACACAAAATAATTCATACTGGGGAGAAACCTTTCAAGTGTGATATATGCATGAAAAAGTTCAGACAAAGTCCTGATCTGTATAAACACCAAAGAATCCATACCGGCGAGAAACCtttcaagtgtgatgtatgtATGAAAAAATTCAGTCATAGTTCTTCCTTAACTACACACCAAAGAATCCACACAGGGGAGAATCCTTTCAAGTGTGTTGTATGCATGAAAAAGTACAGCCAAAGTTCTTATTTAACAAAACATCAAAGGATTCACACTGGTGAGAAACCTTTCAAGTGTGATATATGTATGAAAAAATTTAGTCAAATTTCTTCCTTAACTACACCACCAAAGAATTCACAACGGGGAGAAACCTTTCAAGTGTGA